A genomic region of Nostoc sp. UHCC 0702 contains the following coding sequences:
- the ndhK gene encoding photosynthetic/respiratory NAD(P)H-quinone oxidoreductase subunit K, translated as MVLNSNLTTQDKERIINPIERPTVTQDLSENVILTTVDDLYNWARLSSLWPLLFGTACCFIEFAALIGSRFDFDRFGLIPRSSPRQADLIITAGTITMKMAPQLVRLYEQMPEPKYVIAMGACTITGGMFSVDSPTAVRGVDKLIPVDVYLPGCPPRPEAIIDAIIKLRKKIANDSMQERSLIKQTHRFYSTTHNLKPTEEILTGKYLQSETRFTPPKELAEAIGLPVPPALLTAQTQKEEQNRG; from the coding sequence ATGGTCTTGAATTCTAACTTAACAACCCAGGACAAAGAGCGCATCATCAACCCCATTGAGCGTCCTACAGTCACTCAAGACCTTTCAGAAAATGTGATTCTGACTACGGTTGATGACCTCTACAACTGGGCGAGGCTTTCGAGTTTGTGGCCGTTGCTGTTTGGTACGGCTTGCTGTTTTATTGAGTTTGCCGCTTTAATTGGTTCTCGGTTTGACTTTGACCGCTTTGGGCTAATTCCCCGTTCTAGCCCCCGCCAAGCTGATTTAATTATTACGGCTGGCACAATTACGATGAAGATGGCACCGCAATTGGTGCGTCTTTATGAACAAATGCCCGAACCCAAGTATGTAATTGCGATGGGAGCTTGTACCATTACAGGTGGCATGTTCAGCGTGGATTCTCCTACGGCTGTACGTGGAGTTGATAAACTGATTCCCGTAGATGTGTACTTACCTGGTTGTCCTCCCCGTCCAGAAGCAATCATTGACGCGATTATTAAGCTACGGAAGAAGATAGCTAATGATTCGATGCAAGAACGGAGTCTAATTAAGCAAACCCACCGTTTCTACAGCACGACTCATAACCTCAAGCCCACAGAGGAAATTTTAACTGGTAAGTATTTGCAGTCAGAAACTCGCTTTACACCGCCAAAAGAATTGGCAGAAGCAATTGGTCTTCCAGTACCACCTGCGTTGCTGACAGCACAGACACAAAAGGAGGAACAAAACCGTGGCTGA
- a CDS encoding FtsQ-type POTRA domain-containing protein, whose translation MAGIVSVSHTDLAQRRKKLRRQRQLKIIQAIWRSFAISGLAGGLLWVALQPIWVLKAPKQIVMKSGNQVLSQGAIESLLTLSYPQSLWRIQPSAIADSLKQQPGIAQATVSRRLFPPGLIIEIQQRVPVAIAQSDKTRNTDTGKKQLSTGLIDATGVWIPLEKYKLVNPSVKLPTLKVIGLPEKYRQYWSQLYPALNQSSVKVTEVDCQDPTNLILKTEIGNVYLGAPSPQLPEQIKVLAQMRNLPTKINTSQIEYIDLKNPESPLVHVIQKAPEVKSQNP comes from the coding sequence ATGGCTGGTATAGTATCAGTTTCACATACAGATTTAGCCCAGCGCCGTAAGAAATTGCGTCGGCAGCGGCAGTTGAAGATTATTCAGGCTATTTGGCGAAGCTTTGCCATTAGTGGTCTGGCGGGTGGTTTGTTGTGGGTGGCACTCCAACCAATATGGGTGCTAAAGGCTCCCAAACAAATAGTGATGAAATCAGGCAATCAAGTACTCTCACAAGGGGCTATTGAGTCACTGCTAACGCTTTCCTACCCCCAGTCTTTATGGCGGATTCAACCAAGTGCGATCGCTGACTCTCTAAAGCAACAACCAGGTATTGCCCAAGCAACCGTCAGTCGCCGCCTTTTTCCTCCTGGATTAATCATCGAAATTCAGCAAAGAGTTCCTGTGGCGATCGCTCAAAGTGACAAAACCCGAAATACTGATACTGGCAAAAAACAACTGTCTACGGGCTTAATAGATGCAACCGGGGTCTGGATACCTTTAGAAAAATATAAATTAGTCAATCCATCTGTCAAATTGCCAACTCTCAAAGTTATTGGGTTGCCAGAAAAATACCGCCAATACTGGAGTCAGCTTTATCCAGCATTAAACCAAAGTTCCGTAAAAGTCACAGAAGTTGATTGCCAAGACCCAACTAATTTAATTTTGAAAACAGAAATAGGGAATGTCTATCTTGGCGCCCCTAGTCCCCAGTTACCGGAACAAATCAAGGTACTCGCCCAAATGCGAAATTTACCAACAAAAATTAATACCAGTCAAATAGAGTATATTGATCTGAAAAATCCGGAATCTCCATTAGTACATGTGATCCAAAAAGCTCCAGAAGTCAAATCCCAAAACCCATAA
- a CDS encoding photosynthesis system II assembly factor Ycf48, whose amino-acid sequence MGIVKGWQRILALLIVVFMCISCSKVPSVSYNPWKVISVPTDAKLLDIGFTDNPQHGFLVGSNATLLETNDGGDTWKPISLVLDEPRTRFDAVSFAGKEGWIVGEPSLLLHTTDEGRSWSRIPLSEKLPGSPIAVKALKEDTAEMATDVGAIYKTTDGGKNWKAQVEAAVGVVRSLNRSADGKYIAVSSRGSFYSTWEPGQNAWEPHNRNSSRRLENMGFAKNGQLWLLARGGQIQFSDPNKRDEWQEVQSPELSTSWGLLDLAYRTPDEIWIGGGSGNLLRSPDGGKTWEKDRAIEEVAANLYKIVFLSGDRGFIIGDRGVLLKYLPNPEQASQPEAA is encoded by the coding sequence ATGGGTATTGTGAAAGGTTGGCAAAGAATACTTGCCTTGTTGATAGTAGTGTTCATGTGTATAAGTTGTAGCAAAGTTCCTTCCGTCAGCTACAATCCTTGGAAAGTGATTTCTGTGCCAACAGATGCCAAGCTACTGGATATCGGTTTTACCGATAACCCTCAGCATGGCTTCTTAGTTGGTAGCAATGCCACGCTTTTGGAAACAAATGACGGTGGTGATACCTGGAAACCGATATCACTGGTACTGGATGAACCCAGGACTCGCTTTGATGCAGTCAGTTTTGCGGGCAAAGAAGGCTGGATTGTAGGAGAGCCTTCGTTACTGCTACATACTACTGATGAAGGTCGTTCTTGGTCGCGCATTCCCTTGAGCGAAAAGTTACCCGGTAGTCCGATCGCTGTCAAGGCACTAAAAGAAGATACAGCTGAGATGGCTACTGATGTGGGAGCAATTTACAAAACCACAGATGGCGGTAAAAACTGGAAAGCCCAGGTAGAAGCAGCAGTTGGTGTGGTGCGTAGCTTAAACCGTTCTGCCGATGGTAAATATATTGCTGTTTCCTCTAGGGGTAGCTTCTACTCAACTTGGGAACCAGGACAAAATGCTTGGGAACCTCATAACCGTAATAGTTCTCGCCGTCTAGAAAATATGGGCTTTGCTAAGAATGGGCAATTGTGGTTGTTAGCACGGGGAGGTCAAATTCAATTTAGCGACCCAAATAAACGTGACGAGTGGCAAGAAGTACAAAGTCCTGAGTTGTCTACAAGCTGGGGTTTACTGGATTTGGCATATCGCACGCCTGACGAAATTTGGATAGGTGGCGGTAGTGGCAATTTGCTGCGGAGTCCCGACGGCGGTAAAACTTGGGAAAAAGACCGTGCAATTGAAGAAGTAGCAGCGAATTTGTACAAAATCGTGTTTTTGTCAGGCGATCGCGGCTTTATCATTGGCGATCGCGGTGTATTGCTGAAATACCTACCAAATCCGGAACAAGCTTCTCAACCAGAAGCAGCTTAA
- a CDS encoding cytochrome b559 subunit beta — MTSGNNINQPVTYPIFTVRWIAVHTLGVPTVFFLGAIAAMQFIQR; from the coding sequence ATGACTAGCGGTAATAACATCAATCAACCAGTTACCTATCCAATTTTTACGGTTAGATGGATTGCAGTTCACACTTTAGGTGTGCCAACTGTGTTCTTTTTGGGCGCGATCGCTGCAATGCAGTTTATTCAACGTTAG
- a CDS encoding rubredoxin, with the protein MSEQAVETTVLDRYECRACGYVYEPEKGDDSHDIASGTAFAELPVNWRCPVCTAKKTAFANIGPAGTASGFKENLGYGLGVNKLTPAQKNLLIFGALALAFLFFISLYGLQ; encoded by the coding sequence ATGAGCGAACAAGCTGTTGAGACTACGGTGTTAGACCGCTACGAGTGTCGCGCCTGCGGTTATGTTTATGAACCTGAGAAGGGAGATGATAGCCATGACATTGCCTCTGGAACAGCCTTTGCAGAACTACCTGTAAATTGGCGCTGTCCAGTTTGTACTGCCAAGAAGACCGCTTTCGCCAACATTGGGCCTGCGGGTACAGCTTCGGGCTTCAAAGAAAATCTTGGTTATGGTTTGGGTGTCAACAAGCTCACCCCAGCTCAAAAGAATCTCCTAATTTTTGGTGCTTTGGCTCTTGCCTTCTTGTTTTTTATCAGTCTTTACGGTTTACAATAA
- the psbE gene encoding cytochrome b559 subunit alpha yields MSGSTGERPFSDIITSIRYWVIHSITIPALFIAGWLFVSTGLAYDVFGTPRPNEYYTQVRQEVPIVKNRFEAKKQVEQFIGK; encoded by the coding sequence ATGTCAGGTAGCACTGGAGAACGTCCGTTTTCGGACATTATTACCAGCATTCGTTATTGGGTAATTCACAGCATCACCATCCCAGCATTGTTTATTGCTGGTTGGTTATTTGTCAGCACCGGACTGGCGTATGATGTATTTGGCACACCCCGTCCCAACGAGTATTACACACAAGTACGGCAAGAAGTGCCAATTGTGAAAAACCGTTTTGAAGCTAAAAAGCAAGTTGAACAATTTATTGGAAAGTAG
- a CDS encoding photosystem II manganese-stabilizing polypeptide, whose product MRYRALIVAFLALCLGLVTACSDGPSTSSRDVLTYEQIRGTGLANKCPQLAETRRGSIPLDASQSYAIKELCLEPTNFFVKEEPTNKRQTAEFVAGKLLTRYTSTIDQVQGDLKINPDNSLTFVETDGLDFQAITVQLPGGERVPFLFTIKNLVAQSQSGSTSINTSTDFEGSFKVPSYRGAAFLDPKGRGVVSGYDNAVALPAQADDEELTRANVKRTEILQGKISLQVAKIDSASGEIAGTFISEQPSDTDLGAGEPKEVKIQGLFYARVEPNRG is encoded by the coding sequence ATGAGGTATCGCGCTTTAATTGTTGCATTCTTGGCTTTGTGCCTGGGGTTAGTGACTGCTTGTAGTGATGGCCCTTCTACTAGTAGCAGGGATGTACTCACTTACGAACAAATTCGAGGTACAGGCTTAGCTAACAAATGCCCCCAACTGGCAGAAACCAGGCGTGGTTCTATTCCCCTTGACGCTAGCCAGTCCTACGCCATCAAAGAACTCTGCTTGGAACCAACCAATTTCTTTGTGAAAGAAGAACCTACTAATAAACGGCAAACAGCAGAATTCGTGGCTGGCAAACTGTTAACTAGGTATACTTCCACTATTGACCAAGTTCAAGGTGATCTGAAAATCAACCCTGATAATAGTCTGACCTTTGTAGAAACAGATGGTCTTGACTTCCAAGCTATCACCGTGCAACTTCCTGGTGGTGAGCGAGTACCTTTCCTTTTCACCATTAAAAACTTGGTTGCTCAAAGCCAATCTGGTTCGACCAGTATCAACACCTCCACAGACTTTGAAGGTTCTTTTAAAGTGCCTTCCTATCGTGGTGCTGCTTTCCTAGATCCTAAAGGCCGCGGTGTCGTCTCTGGTTACGATAATGCTGTAGCTCTACCTGCTCAAGCAGATGATGAAGAATTGACCCGTGCTAATGTCAAGCGTACTGAAATTCTCCAAGGCAAGATTTCTTTGCAAGTAGCCAAAATAGATAGCGCTAGTGGTGAAATTGCTGGGACTTTTATCAGTGAACAGCCATCTGATACCGATTTAGGTGCAGGCGAACCTAAGGAAGTCAAGATTCAAGGTTTGTTTTACGCTCGGGTTGAACCAAATCGTGGCTAA
- a CDS encoding photosystem II reaction center protein L — MEKSPNPNNQPVELNRTSLYLGLLLVFVLGILFSSYFFN, encoded by the coding sequence ATGGAGAAATCACCCAATCCTAATAATCAACCGGTTGAACTTAACCGGACTTCATTGTACCTGGGACTATTACTTGTTTTTGTTCTAGGGATTCTATTTTCCAGTTACTTCTTTAACTAA
- a CDS encoding RNA polymerase sigma factor SigF yields MPTTTTNELKHEIWQLLREYQQSRSETVRNQLVKLNFGLVRKEAHYWMNQCRESYDDLLQVGCLGLIRAIERFEISKGHAFSSFAMPYIRGEIQHYLRDKGVTVRIPRRYLALQQQAIGVSRSLRAKYNRQPTDSELATALAITTDEWQEIKLAWINRAPLSLDVPVQDGEEGATSLGELVPDPHYRSFQLAQEDQIRLQQALIQLEKRTREVLECVFLQDLTQKQVAEHLGISVVTVSRRVKKGLDLLKNLMGATED; encoded by the coding sequence ATGCCTACCACAACAACCAATGAACTGAAGCATGAAATTTGGCAGTTGTTGCGAGAATATCAGCAATCTCGCTCAGAAACTGTTCGGAATCAACTAGTAAAACTCAATTTTGGACTAGTGAGAAAAGAAGCTCACTATTGGATGAATCAATGCCGTGAAAGCTATGATGATTTGCTCCAGGTTGGTTGTTTGGGTTTAATTCGTGCTATTGAAAGATTTGAAATTTCTAAAGGACATGCTTTTAGTTCTTTTGCCATGCCCTACATCCGTGGTGAAATTCAACACTACCTCCGAGATAAAGGTGTGACGGTAAGAATTCCCCGCCGCTATTTAGCACTACAACAGCAAGCAATAGGGGTTTCACGTTCTTTGCGTGCAAAATACAATCGCCAGCCTACTGACTCGGAATTAGCAACAGCACTGGCAATTACGACAGACGAATGGCAAGAAATCAAATTAGCATGGATCAATCGCGCTCCTTTAAGCTTAGATGTCCCTGTTCAGGATGGTGAAGAGGGGGCTACCAGCTTAGGAGAATTGGTTCCAGATCCCCATTACCGCAGTTTTCAATTAGCCCAAGAAGACCAAATTCGTCTACAGCAAGCATTGATTCAACTAGAAAAGCGAACCCGTGAAGTGTTGGAATGTGTGTTTTTGCAGGATTTGACACAAAAACAGGTAGCAGAACACTTAGGGATAAGTGTAGTCACAGTTTCCCGCAGAGTCAAGAAAGGATTGGACTTGTTGAAGAATCTCATGGGTGCGACGGAGGATTAA
- a CDS encoding NAD(P)H-quinone oxidoreductase subunit J gives MAEEESKPVPAAQESLVKAGQVSQWLTENGFDHEFLEPDKNGVEIIKVEPDFLLPIATALYAYGFNYLQFQCGIDLGPGQDLVSVYHLAKVSDNVDKPEEVRVKVFLPRENPRVPSVYWIWKTADWQERESYDMYGIIYEGHPNLKRILMPEDWVGWPLRKDYVSPDFYELQDAY, from the coding sequence GTGGCTGAAGAAGAATCTAAACCAGTACCAGCAGCCCAAGAGTCTTTAGTCAAAGCCGGTCAAGTTTCCCAGTGGTTGACAGAAAACGGTTTTGACCACGAGTTTTTGGAACCTGACAAAAATGGGGTAGAGATAATTAAAGTGGAGCCAGATTTCTTGCTCCCCATCGCTACAGCCCTGTATGCTTACGGGTTTAATTATCTCCAGTTTCAATGTGGTATTGACCTCGGCCCTGGACAGGATTTAGTTAGCGTTTATCACTTGGCTAAAGTCAGTGATAATGTTGATAAACCTGAAGAAGTGCGGGTAAAGGTATTTTTACCACGGGAAAATCCCAGAGTGCCTTCAGTGTACTGGATTTGGAAGACCGCAGATTGGCAAGAGCGCGAGTCTTACGACATGTACGGCATTATCTACGAAGGACACCCCAATTTGAAGCGAATTTTAATGCCAGAAGATTGGGTCGGTTGGCCTTTGCGGAAAGATTACGTTTCGCCTGATTTCTACGAGTTGCAAGACGCTTATTAA
- a CDS encoding transposase, which translates to MAYSSDVTDKEWEIFEPLLPTKKKTRPPVWTNRQILNGIFYQLKNGCNWADLPKDLPPYSTVFWHYKQWCEDGILDLIMTQLHGRVREQVKKNHSGRP; encoded by the coding sequence ATGGCATATTCAAGCGACGTGACAGACAAAGAGTGGGAAATTTTCGAGCCGTTATTGCCGACTAAGAAGAAAACAAGACCCCCTGTGTGGACAAACAGACAAATTCTGAACGGGATATTTTATCAACTTAAGAATGGTTGCAATTGGGCAGACTTACCCAAAGATTTGCCGCCCTATTCTACTGTATTCTGGCATTACAAGCAGTGGTGTGAAGATGGCATCCTCGACCTAATTATGACTCAGTTACATGGACGAGTGCGTGAACAAGTAAAAAAAAACCACAGTGGACGACCCTAA
- a CDS encoding photosystem I reaction center subunit VIII, translating to MATSFLPSILAYSSFLPSILVPIIGWVVPIATFAFLLVYIENDNVA from the coding sequence ATGGCCACTTCATTTTTGCCTTCTATCTTGGCGTACAGTTCATTCTTGCCTTCTATCTTAGTTCCCATAATTGGTTGGGTAGTGCCGATTGCGACATTTGCATTTTTGTTGGTATACATTGAAAACGATAATGTCGCCTAA
- a CDS encoding IS630 family transposase (programmed frameshift), which produces MAELQEFIDYRPDARSVRKALAVKLVYQGYKYEEIQTILDVSVGSITSWKQTYEEYGISGLRLNHKGRKSYLTAQQREEVLSWLQIKECWELGELEYKLAFEYDVTYESKRSYYDLFDAAGISWKKTTSLNPKADEEAVAAKKKEIETLLATNREEIETGKLRVLLLDECHLMWGDLSGYVWGKTDQEIAVRVVNVRDKQTYYGAVDYLQGGLLLKAYNAGNSENTIDYLRYLLDQSPNQRLLLFWDGASYHRSHLIQNFLGDINQGLSQDQWKIHCVRFAPNCPSQNPIEDIWLQAKTWVRRFCALIPSFSHLKWMFEWFIQHTTFDFATLQMYGAFSEIKY; this is translated from the exons ATCGCAGAACTACAAGAATTTATAGATTATCGCCCAGATGCGCGCTCT GTGAGGAAAGCGTTGGCAGTCAAACTGGTTTATCAAGGCTACAAGTATGAGGAAATTCAAACGATTTTAGATGTGTCGGTTGGTTCAATAACAAGTTGGAAGCAAACCTACGAGGAATATGGAATTTCGGGACTGCGCCTGAATCACAAGGGAAGGAAAAGCTACTTAACGGCTCAACAACGAGAAGAAGTCTTAAGTTGGTTGCAAATAAAGGAATGTTGGGAACTTGGCGAACTCGAATATAAATTAGCTTTTGAATATGATGTAACTTATGAGTCAAAACGCAGCTATTACGACTTATTTGATGCAGCAGGAATTAGTTGGAAGAAAACTACTTCTTTAAATCCAAAAGCTGACGAGGAAGCTGTTGCTGCAAAAAAAAAAGAGATTGAAACACTGTTGGCAACAAATCGAGAGGAAATCGAAACAGGAAAGTTGAGAGTATTGCTGCTGGATGAATGTCATTTAATGTGGGGAGACTTAAGCGGATATGTTTGGGGCAAAACTGACCAAGAGATAGCAGTGAGAGTTGTTAATGTCCGCGATAAACAGACATACTACGGGGCAGTTGACTATCTCCAGGGAGGCTTACTACTTAAAGCATATAACGCAGGTAACTCAGAAAATACGATTGATTATCTACGTTATTTATTAGATCAGTCCCCCAACCAAAGATTACTTCTTTTTTGGGATGGTGCTTCTTACCATCGTTCACATTTGATTCAAAACTTTTTAGGCGACATAAACCAAGGTTTGTCTCAAGACCAATGGAAAATTCACTGCGTTCGCTTTGCTCCTAATTGCCCGTCACAAAATCCAATTGAGGATATTTGGTTACAAGCTAAAACATGGGTACGGCGTTTTTGTGCTTTGATTCCTTCGTTCTCTCATCTGAAATGGATGTTTGAGTGGTTTATCCAGCACACTACCTTTGATTTTGCCACTCTTCAAATGTACGGAGCTTTTTCAGAAATCAAATACTAG
- a CDS encoding photosystem II reaction center protein J, which translates to MSAGSGRIPLWVVATIAGLGVITVLGIFFYGAYAGIGSSM; encoded by the coding sequence GTGTCTGCTGGAAGTGGGAGAATTCCCCTGTGGGTTGTCGCTACGATCGCAGGGTTAGGTGTAATTACTGTTTTAGGCATTTTCTTCTATGGCGCCTACGCCGGAATCGGTTCTTCGATGTAA
- the ndhC gene encoding photosynthetic/respiratory NAD(P)H-quinone oxidoreductase subunit C yields MFVLSGYEYFLGFLIICSLVPALALSASKLLRPTGNSLERRTTYESGMEPIGGAWIQFNIRYYMFALVFVVFDVETVFLYPWAVAFHRLGLLAFIEALIFIAILVVALVYAWRKGALEWS; encoded by the coding sequence GTGTTTGTCCTCAGCGGTTACGAGTACTTTCTAGGCTTCCTAATCATCTGTAGCCTAGTGCCTGCCCTAGCGCTTTCAGCGTCCAAGCTCCTACGACCCACTGGTAATAGCCTGGAACGTCGCACCACATACGAATCTGGCATGGAACCAATTGGGGGAGCCTGGATTCAGTTCAACATCCGCTACTATATGTTTGCGCTGGTCTTTGTCGTCTTTGACGTGGAGACTGTGTTCTTGTATCCTTGGGCGGTTGCTTTCCATCGTTTGGGGCTATTGGCATTCATTGAAGCCTTAATTTTTATTGCAATTCTTGTAGTCGCCCTAGTTTATGCATGGCGTAAAGGAGCTTTGGAATGGTCTTGA